The following are encoded together in the Mycolicibacterium arabiense genome:
- a CDS encoding alpha/beta fold hydrolase — protein MTVVLVHGVPETAAVWDLLVASLAELGETDVRRLSPPGFGAPVPDGFSATMHGYRDWLVAELEAIGEPVDLVGHDWGGGHVLNVAMTRPDLIRTWTSDVPGVFDAEYVWHELAQQWQTPEVGEQVVAGLAAMPVSDRAAFLTGAGMAAEIAERVAPGVDEAMGRSILALYRSAAQPNAARAGDHLEAAAARPGLTLLPTEDDYVGTAEQKQRASARAGARIEVLDGLGHWWMTQDPGSAAAVMVEFWRAHRG, from the coding sequence ATGACCGTCGTCCTCGTCCATGGAGTGCCCGAGACGGCCGCGGTGTGGGACCTGTTGGTCGCCTCGCTCGCGGAACTCGGTGAGACCGACGTCCGCAGGCTGTCGCCACCGGGCTTCGGCGCGCCGGTGCCGGACGGCTTCAGCGCCACGATGCACGGTTACCGCGACTGGCTGGTCGCCGAACTCGAGGCCATCGGCGAACCCGTGGACCTCGTCGGCCACGACTGGGGCGGCGGCCACGTACTGAACGTCGCGATGACGCGACCCGATCTGATCCGCACGTGGACGTCCGACGTGCCGGGCGTGTTCGACGCCGAGTACGTGTGGCACGAGCTCGCCCAGCAGTGGCAGACGCCCGAGGTGGGAGAGCAGGTGGTCGCGGGACTGGCCGCCATGCCGGTGTCCGATCGCGCCGCGTTCCTCACGGGAGCCGGGATGGCGGCCGAGATCGCCGAACGCGTGGCCCCCGGCGTGGACGAGGCGATGGGCCGGTCGATCCTCGCCCTCTACCGCTCGGCCGCACAACCCAACGCCGCCAGGGCCGGCGACCACCTCGAAGCCGCCGCCGCACGGCCGGGTCTCACGCTGCTGCCCACCGAGGACGACTACGTCGGGACCGCCGAGCAGAAGCAGCGTGCGTCGGCCAGGGCCGGTGCCCGGATCGAGGTGCTCGACGGGCTCGGGCACTGGTGGATGACGCAGGACCCCGGGTCGGCGGCGGCCGTGATGGTGGAGTTCTGGCGGGCACACCGGGGCTGA
- the urtE gene encoding urea ABC transporter ATP-binding subunit UrtE, protein MLELVDVRSGYGRSEVIHGVNLEVPTDGVAAVMGHNGAGKTTLLRVAVGLLKCSGGKVMFDGEDVTKMRPSARVARGLAYVPQGQQSFGQLTTAENLQVVADGRKNGKQLIDEQLDLFPALKELLGRRAGLLSGGQRQQLAIARALITTPTCLILDEPTEGIQPSVVAEIEAAITALTRRGGLGVLLVEQHIGFALESAQRYYILESGRVTSSGTGGSASEADVRAAMAI, encoded by the coding sequence ATGCTCGAACTCGTCGACGTCCGTAGCGGTTACGGCCGCTCGGAGGTGATCCACGGGGTGAACCTCGAGGTGCCCACCGACGGCGTCGCCGCGGTGATGGGACACAACGGTGCAGGCAAGACCACGCTGCTGCGCGTCGCGGTCGGGCTGTTGAAGTGCTCGGGCGGCAAGGTGATGTTCGATGGCGAGGACGTCACGAAGATGCGACCGAGCGCCCGGGTCGCGCGCGGGCTGGCGTACGTGCCGCAAGGCCAGCAGTCCTTCGGGCAGCTCACCACGGCGGAGAACCTGCAGGTGGTCGCCGACGGTCGCAAGAACGGCAAGCAGCTCATCGACGAGCAACTGGACCTGTTCCCGGCGCTCAAGGAGCTGCTGGGCCGGCGGGCCGGGTTGCTGTCGGGCGGTCAGCGCCAGCAACTGGCGATCGCGCGGGCGCTCATCACCACGCCGACGTGCCTGATCCTCGACGAGCCCACCGAGGGCATCCAACCCTCGGTGGTCGCCGAGATCGAGGCGGCGATCACAGCGCTCACCCGGCGGGGTGGTCTGGGCGTGCTGCTGGTCGAGCAGCACATCGGGTTCGCTCTCGAGTCGGCGCAGCGCTACTACATCCTCGAGTCTGGGCGCGTGACGTCGAGTGGCACTGGTGGTTCCGCGTCGGAGGCCGACGTGCGCGCCGCGATGGCGATCTAG
- the dtd gene encoding D-aminoacyl-tRNA deacylase, which yields MRVLVQRVTSARVVVEGDVVGEIAPAGQGLLALVGITHTDDADVAARMAEKLWRLRILDGERSAADVAAPILVVSQFTLYADTAKGRRPSWNAAAPGAVAEPLVDAMCDALRGLGADVETGVFGADMKVELVNDGPVTLLLELS from the coding sequence ATGCGGGTACTGGTGCAACGGGTGACTTCGGCGCGGGTCGTGGTCGAAGGCGACGTGGTAGGGGAGATCGCCCCGGCAGGTCAGGGACTGCTGGCGCTCGTCGGCATCACGCACACCGACGACGCCGACGTGGCCGCGCGGATGGCCGAGAAGCTTTGGCGCCTGCGCATTCTCGACGGTGAGCGCAGCGCTGCCGACGTGGCGGCACCCATCCTCGTGGTCAGCCAGTTCACGCTGTACGCCGACACGGCGAAGGGGCGGAGGCCGTCGTGGAACGCGGCCGCACCCGGCGCCGTCGCCGAACCCCTCGTCGATGCGATGTGCGACGCGCTGCGCGGTCTCGGCGCCGACGTCGAGACGGGCGTCTTCGGCGCCGACATGAAGGTCGAACTGGTCAACGACGGACCGGTTACCTTGCTGCTCGAACTGTCCTAG
- the urtA gene encoding urea ABC transporter substrate-binding protein, protein MRLSNGGTTRSRLNKSALAAGSLIATTSLLLAGCGSKASETDGAAAASCVDTSGSTVKVGSLNSLSGTMAISEVTVRDAIKLAVDEINASGGVMDKQLQLVGEDGASEPTVFAEKAEKLISSDCVAAVFGGWTSSSRKAMLPVFESNNALLYYPVQYEGLESSKNIFYTGATTNQQIVPALDYLKEKGIKSLYLVGSDYVFPQTANRIIKAYASANGIEIKGEDYTPLGSTDFSTIVNKVRSADADAVFNTLNGDSNVAFFREYRNVGLTPQQMPVVSVSIAEEEVGGIGVQNVAGQLTAWDYYQTIDTPVNQKFVAAYEKAYGADKPTSDPMEAAYVSVYLWKNTVEKAKSFDVKAIQDNAGGVTFDAPEGLVTIDGENNHITKTARIGEIRPDGLIYTVWESPGPIEPDPYLKSYPWAAGLSG, encoded by the coding sequence ATGCGGTTGTCCAATGGGGGTACCACCCGCTCGCGGCTCAATAAATCGGCCCTGGCGGCCGGGAGCCTGATCGCCACGACCAGCCTCCTCCTGGCCGGTTGTGGCAGCAAGGCGAGCGAAACCGATGGCGCCGCAGCCGCGTCGTGCGTCGACACGTCCGGCTCGACCGTCAAGGTGGGGTCACTCAACTCCCTGTCGGGCACGATGGCGATCTCCGAGGTCACCGTTCGCGATGCCATCAAGCTGGCCGTCGACGAGATCAACGCCTCCGGCGGCGTCATGGACAAGCAACTCCAACTCGTCGGGGAAGACGGAGCGTCGGAACCCACGGTGTTCGCGGAGAAGGCCGAGAAGCTCATCAGCAGCGACTGTGTCGCAGCGGTGTTCGGCGGCTGGACGTCGTCGAGCCGCAAGGCCATGCTGCCGGTCTTCGAGAGCAACAACGCGCTGCTCTACTACCCCGTGCAGTACGAGGGCCTCGAGTCGAGCAAGAACATCTTCTACACCGGTGCCACCACCAACCAGCAGATCGTGCCCGCCCTGGACTACCTGAAGGAGAAGGGCATCAAGTCGCTCTACCTCGTCGGTAGCGACTACGTGTTCCCCCAGACGGCGAACCGGATCATCAAGGCCTACGCGAGTGCCAACGGCATCGAGATCAAGGGCGAGGACTACACCCCGCTCGGATCGACCGACTTCTCCACCATCGTGAACAAGGTGCGCAGCGCGGACGCCGACGCCGTGTTCAACACGCTCAACGGCGATTCCAACGTCGCCTTCTTCCGCGAGTACCGCAACGTCGGCCTGACCCCACAGCAGATGCCGGTGGTCTCGGTGTCGATCGCCGAGGAAGAAGTCGGCGGCATCGGCGTGCAGAACGTCGCGGGCCAGCTCACGGCCTGGGACTACTACCAGACCATCGACACCCCGGTGAACCAGAAGTTCGTCGCCGCGTACGAGAAGGCCTACGGCGCCGACAAGCCGACCTCGGATCCTATGGAAGCCGCGTACGTCTCGGTGTACCTGTGGAAGAACACCGTCGAGAAGGCGAAGTCGTTCGACGTCAAGGCCATTCAGGACAACGCGGGCGGTGTCACGTTCGACGCGCCCGAGGGTCTGGTGACCATCGACGGTGAGAACAACCACATCACCAAGACCGCACGCATCGGCGAGATTCGGCCCGACGGACTGATCTACACGGTGTGGGAGTCCCCCGGCCCGATCGAGCCGGACCCCTACCTGAAGTCCTACCCGTGGGCCGCCGGCCTGTCCGGCTGA
- a CDS encoding TetR/AcrR family transcriptional regulator, translated as MPVRKGSEEKLLDAVDDVVFTRGIESTPVDAVLARAGVSAATLYRGFRSKEALIAAALERRHERWRRVWADAIDAATDDEQRLLAIFDAIDQYADRPDGARWCAFLGAAAEYANPPAEIAAAIERDTDHMRRTLRDLARRLPCDAPDDLAESILLVLTGELGMRLRDDDRRRSSAVGRRVAATLVAHATHP; from the coding sequence ATGCCGGTGCGCAAGGGCTCCGAGGAGAAACTGCTCGACGCGGTCGACGACGTCGTGTTCACCCGCGGCATCGAGTCGACCCCCGTGGACGCCGTGCTCGCAAGGGCGGGGGTGTCGGCGGCCACGCTCTACCGCGGCTTCCGCAGCAAGGAGGCGCTGATCGCCGCCGCACTGGAACGGCGGCACGAACGGTGGCGACGGGTCTGGGCCGACGCGATCGACGCGGCCACCGACGACGAGCAGCGACTGCTGGCGATCTTCGACGCGATCGACCAGTACGCCGACCGGCCGGACGGAGCGCGCTGGTGTGCGTTCCTGGGCGCGGCCGCCGAGTATGCCAACCCGCCTGCGGAGATCGCCGCGGCGATCGAGCGCGACACCGATCACATGCGTCGCACGTTGCGCGACCTCGCGCGACGGTTGCCGTGCGACGCGCCCGACGACCTGGCCGAATCGATTCTGCTGGTGCTCACCGGCGAACTCGGGATGCGGCTGCGCGACGACGACCGCCGACGGTCGTCCGCCGTGGGGCGCCGGGTCGCCGCAACCCTGGTCGCCCACGCAACCCACCCTTGA
- the urtB gene encoding urea ABC transporter permease subunit UrtB, translated as MDVLIGQLATGLSLGSILLLAALGLSLTFGQMGVINMAHGEFIMAGCYTAYVVQQVFSNAGVSLLLSLVIGFFVGGLMGVVLEVTLIQRMYDRPLDTLLVTFGVGLILQQVARDVFGAPAVNVIAPTWLPGGVEIFGAVVPKTRIFILILAAVCVAALATALKTSPMGRRIRAVVQNRDLAETSGISSRKTDITTFFLGSGLAGVAGVALTLIGSTSPTTGQSYLIDAFLVVVVGGLGHIKGTVIAALGLGFFNSFIEYNTTASLAKVIVFVIIVFFLQVRPQGLFTVRTRSLV; from the coding sequence GTGGATGTCCTGATCGGACAGCTGGCAACGGGATTGAGCCTCGGCTCGATCCTGTTGCTGGCTGCACTGGGACTGTCGCTGACGTTCGGCCAGATGGGCGTCATCAACATGGCGCACGGCGAGTTCATCATGGCCGGCTGCTACACCGCGTACGTCGTGCAGCAGGTGTTCTCGAACGCCGGTGTCTCACTGCTGCTCTCACTGGTCATCGGGTTCTTCGTCGGTGGCCTCATGGGAGTGGTCCTGGAGGTCACGCTGATTCAGCGGATGTACGACCGGCCGCTGGACACCCTGCTGGTGACGTTCGGCGTGGGGCTGATCCTGCAGCAGGTGGCGCGCGACGTGTTCGGCGCACCCGCCGTCAACGTCATCGCCCCGACGTGGCTGCCGGGTGGTGTCGAGATCTTCGGTGCCGTGGTACCCAAGACCCGCATCTTCATCCTGATCCTCGCCGCGGTGTGCGTGGCGGCGCTGGCCACGGCGCTCAAGACGAGCCCGATGGGACGGCGCATCCGCGCCGTCGTGCAGAACCGGGATCTGGCCGAGACGAGCGGCATCTCGTCGCGCAAGACCGACATCACGACGTTCTTCCTCGGATCGGGTCTGGCGGGCGTGGCCGGGGTGGCACTGACCTTGATCGGCTCCACGAGCCCCACCACCGGGCAGAGTTACCTCATCGACGCGTTCCTCGTCGTCGTCGTCGGCGGTCTCGGCCACATCAAGGGCACGGTGATCGCGGCCCTGGGGCTGGGGTTCTTCAACTCGTTCATCGAGTACAACACCACCGCCTCGCTGGCCAAGGTGATCGTGTTCGTGATCATCGTGTTCTTCCTGCAGGTTCGCCCGCAGGGACTGTTCACCGTTCGGACCAGGAGCCTCGTATGA
- the hisS gene encoding histidine--tRNA ligase — protein MSEFQAPKGVPDYLPPESAQFVAVRDGLLESARRAGYGYVELPIFEDTSLFARGVGESTDVVSKEMYTFADRGERSVTLRPEGTAGVMRAVIEHGIDRGALPAKLCYSGPFFRYERPQAGRYRQLQQVGVEAIGVDDPALDAEVIAIADSGFRALGLDGFRLEITSLGDDTCRPQYRELLQEFLFKLDLDEDTRRRAEINPLRVLDDKRPHVRKMTADAPVMMDHLSDVAKQHFDTVLAHLDALRVPYVINPRMVRGLDYYTKTTFEFVHDGLGAQSGIGGGGRYDGLMRQLGGRDLSGIGFGLGVDRTLLALKAEGKTVGQTSAVDVFAVPLGDAAKLELAKLGAALRDAGVRVDLAYGDRSMKSAMKAADRSGASMALVAGDRDVEAGTVGVKDLATGEQVDVAIDAVVGNVLARLGRVRLL, from the coding sequence ATGAGCGAATTTCAGGCGCCCAAGGGCGTCCCGGATTACCTGCCGCCCGAGTCCGCCCAGTTCGTCGCCGTCCGCGACGGTCTGCTGGAGTCGGCCCGTCGTGCCGGCTACGGCTACGTCGAGCTACCGATCTTCGAGGACACGTCCCTGTTCGCGCGCGGCGTGGGGGAGTCCACCGACGTCGTGTCCAAGGAGATGTACACCTTCGCCGATCGCGGGGAGCGGTCGGTGACCCTGCGGCCCGAGGGCACCGCGGGCGTGATGCGCGCCGTCATCGAGCACGGCATCGACCGCGGTGCGCTGCCCGCCAAGCTCTGCTACTCGGGTCCGTTCTTCCGCTACGAGCGCCCGCAGGCCGGTCGTTACCGGCAGCTGCAGCAGGTGGGCGTCGAGGCCATCGGCGTCGACGACCCGGCGCTCGACGCCGAGGTGATCGCCATCGCCGACAGTGGGTTCCGTGCGCTCGGGCTCGACGGCTTTCGCCTGGAGATCACCTCCCTGGGCGATGACACGTGCCGACCGCAGTATCGAGAGTTGTTGCAGGAGTTCCTGTTCAAGCTCGACCTCGACGAGGACACCCGGCGGCGGGCCGAGATCAACCCGCTACGGGTGCTCGACGACAAGCGGCCGCACGTGCGGAAGATGACCGCTGACGCCCCGGTGATGATGGACCACCTGTCCGACGTGGCCAAGCAGCACTTCGACACGGTGCTCGCGCATCTCGACGCGCTGCGGGTGCCGTACGTGATCAACCCGCGAATGGTGCGCGGGCTGGACTACTACACGAAGACGACGTTCGAGTTCGTCCACGACGGTCTCGGCGCGCAGTCGGGTATCGGTGGCGGTGGACGCTACGACGGGTTGATGCGCCAGCTCGGCGGGCGTGACCTGTCCGGCATCGGTTTCGGGCTCGGCGTGGACCGGACGCTGCTCGCGCTCAAGGCCGAGGGCAAGACGGTGGGCCAGACGAGCGCCGTCGACGTGTTCGCCGTGCCGCTGGGCGACGCGGCGAAGCTCGAGTTGGCGAAACTGGGTGCGGCGCTGCGGGATGCGGGTGTTCGGGTGGACCTGGCCTACGGCGACCGCAGCATGAAGAGCGCGATGAAGGCTGCCGACCGCTCCGGTGCGTCGATGGCCCTGGTTGCCGGCGACCGCGACGTCGAGGCGGGCACCGTGGGCGTCAAGGACCTGGCCACCGGCGAGCAGGTCGACGTGGCCATCGACGCCGTCGTGGGCAACGTGCTCGCGCGCCTGGGCCGCGTCCGCCTCCTCTAG
- a CDS encoding MFS transporter: MKRSFSFGDVRPSLLVVFGTCFIAATYGLVRLAYGLFLPDVQRDLGLGAAGAGYVSSGSSLAYCAAALAGFRLGGRRPRALVVAATATACLGVFGMAAATSIPVFAGFAILSSAGAGFASPALVTIVARNVGPDRHDSAQTAVNAGTGPGLVAAGVLALIMLPQWRASWVLVGVVTAAIAVAVLAADRASTVDAPATQRLSMGWARRHLTAITAAVLFGAGSSAVWTYGRSLLVEVGGGSQGDTVTAWILLGVGGTAVIATARLLAKSTPTGAWMLTCALVTCAVTALAIAPGRTFVVVTACLVFGWAFVAATSALIAWTTGIDPANAAAGTAMLFVALIFGQAAGAAALGYAISLAGYPTAFIAAAVLTASAVAVAALDRRRPAGVSSRTAVGTAS; the protein is encoded by the coding sequence GTGAAACGATCGTTTTCGTTTGGTGACGTCCGCCCGAGCCTCCTCGTGGTGTTCGGGACGTGCTTCATCGCCGCCACCTACGGGCTGGTGCGGCTGGCCTACGGACTGTTCCTCCCCGACGTCCAGCGGGACCTGGGGCTGGGCGCGGCGGGCGCCGGATACGTCTCGTCGGGCTCGTCGCTGGCGTACTGCGCGGCCGCCCTGGCCGGCTTCCGCCTCGGCGGTCGCCGGCCGCGAGCATTGGTGGTGGCCGCAACCGCCACGGCCTGCCTCGGCGTGTTCGGCATGGCCGCCGCGACCAGCATCCCCGTCTTCGCCGGGTTCGCCATACTCAGCTCGGCCGGTGCCGGGTTCGCCTCCCCTGCGCTGGTGACCATCGTCGCGCGCAACGTGGGTCCCGACCGTCACGACAGCGCTCAAACGGCGGTCAACGCGGGCACCGGACCGGGCCTCGTCGCCGCCGGAGTGTTGGCGCTGATAATGCTGCCGCAGTGGCGCGCCAGCTGGGTCCTGGTCGGCGTCGTGACGGCGGCCATCGCCGTAGCGGTGCTGGCGGCCGATCGGGCGTCGACCGTCGACGCGCCTGCGACACAGCGGCTCTCGATGGGCTGGGCGCGGCGGCACCTGACCGCCATCACCGCCGCCGTGCTCTTCGGAGCGGGATCCAGCGCCGTGTGGACCTACGGGCGGAGCCTGCTCGTCGAGGTCGGAGGCGGGTCCCAAGGCGACACCGTCACCGCGTGGATCCTGCTCGGCGTGGGGGGCACCGCGGTCATCGCGACCGCTCGGTTACTGGCCAAGTCGACACCGACCGGCGCGTGGATGCTCACTTGCGCACTCGTCACGTGCGCCGTCACCGCACTGGCCATCGCGCCTGGCCGGACCTTCGTCGTCGTCACCGCGTGCCTGGTGTTCGGCTGGGCGTTCGTGGCCGCCACCTCCGCGCTCATCGCGTGGACCACGGGCATCGATCCCGCCAATGCCGCGGCGGGCACGGCAATGCTGTTCGTGGCGCTGATCTTCGGGCAGGCCGCGGGTGCGGCCGCGCTCGGATACGCGATCTCGCTGGCGGGCTACCCCACGGCGTTCATCGCTGCGGCCGTCCTCACGGCGTCGGCCGTGGCCGTCGCAGCGCTCGACCGACGTCGCCCCGCCGGTGTCAGTTCCAGGACCGCAGTTGGCACTGCGTCGTGA
- a CDS encoding Rv2578c family radical SAM protein — translation MRWDGQGIEVDDGALPGLQRLGFVRSVRTPQFDGITFHEVLCKSALNKVPEASGLPFRFTVNGYRGCSHACRYCFARPTHEYLDFDSGVDFDTQVVVKTNVVDVLRREVRRRSWTRETVALGTNTDPYQRAEGRYALMPGIIDALAGSGTSMSILTKGTLLQRDLPLIAEAGKTVDVTVSVSLAIGDADLHQQIEPGTPTPRARLNLVRAIRDAGLDCHVMIAPVLPHLTDSVEHLDALLADVAAAGATGVTVFGLHLRGSTRGWFMNWLAEARPELLPQYRELYRRGAYLPQDYRDALRDRAAPLVRRHGLEARNRPFRVRPTPAVVAEPEPTLF, via the coding sequence ATGCGCTGGGACGGTCAAGGCATCGAGGTCGACGACGGAGCGCTGCCCGGGCTGCAGCGCCTCGGCTTCGTCCGGTCGGTGCGCACGCCGCAGTTCGACGGCATCACGTTCCATGAAGTGCTGTGCAAGTCGGCATTGAACAAGGTGCCCGAGGCCTCGGGTCTACCGTTCCGGTTCACCGTGAACGGCTATCGCGGGTGCAGCCACGCCTGCCGCTATTGCTTCGCCCGGCCCACCCACGAGTACCTCGACTTCGACTCCGGCGTCGACTTCGACACCCAGGTGGTGGTGAAGACCAACGTCGTCGACGTGCTGCGCCGGGAGGTGCGGCGCAGATCGTGGACCCGCGAGACGGTCGCCCTCGGCACCAACACCGACCCCTATCAGCGGGCCGAGGGGCGTTATGCGTTGATGCCCGGGATCATCGACGCCCTGGCCGGATCCGGAACGTCGATGTCCATCCTGACGAAGGGCACACTGCTGCAACGGGATCTGCCGCTGATCGCCGAAGCGGGCAAGACCGTCGACGTCACCGTCTCGGTGTCGCTGGCGATCGGCGACGCCGATCTGCATCAGCAGATCGAACCCGGGACGCCGACACCGCGCGCAAGGTTGAACCTGGTGCGAGCCATCCGGGATGCCGGCCTCGACTGCCACGTCATGATCGCCCCGGTGCTGCCGCATCTCACCGATTCCGTCGAGCATCTCGACGCACTGCTCGCCGACGTCGCCGCGGCGGGGGCCACCGGGGTGACGGTGTTCGGTCTGCACCTGCGGGGGTCGACGCGCGGCTGGTTCATGAACTGGCTGGCCGAGGCCCGGCCGGAGCTGCTGCCGCAGTACCGCGAGCTGTACCGGCGAGGTGCCTATCTTCCGCAGGACTATCGGGATGCGTTGCGCGACAGGGCCGCTCCGCTGGTGCGCCGCCACGGGCTGGAGGCGCGGAACCGGCCGTTCCGCGTGCGGCCGACGCCTGCCGTGGTGGCCGAACCGGAGCCGACGCTGTTCTGA
- the urtC gene encoding urea ABC transporter permease subunit UrtC, protein MTRVLGRWQTWAGFGIAAVALFGVAPALLSDFRLSLLAKFLCFAIVAVGIGLAWGRGGMLVLGQGVFFGLGGYIMGMHLKISDAALTKQAVPDFMQIAGVRELPAYWQPFASPIVTLLAVVFVPTAIAALLGLGVFKRRVKGAYFAILSQALAAALAILLIGQTSIGGSNGLNNFRTFFGFALKDPVNKQMLYFIAAAVLLIVVAIVRQLMQSRYGELLVAVRDGEERVRFLGYDPANVKVVAYTVAALFASIAGALFAPIVGFIAPSQVGILPSIAFLIGVAIGGRTTLLGPVLGAIGVAWAQTVFSERFPSEWTYAQGLLFIVVVGFFPAGLAGLGVFLRRRRKGKPKAEPDPVALTDPDPAPEKAGASR, encoded by the coding sequence ATGACACGCGTACTCGGCCGCTGGCAGACGTGGGCGGGGTTCGGCATCGCCGCCGTCGCGCTGTTCGGCGTCGCCCCCGCGCTGCTGTCGGACTTCCGGCTCAGCCTGCTGGCGAAATTCCTGTGCTTCGCCATCGTGGCGGTCGGCATCGGATTGGCATGGGGCCGTGGTGGAATGCTCGTCCTGGGCCAGGGCGTCTTCTTCGGTCTCGGCGGCTACATCATGGGGATGCATCTGAAGATCTCCGACGCCGCGCTCACCAAGCAGGCGGTGCCGGACTTCATGCAGATCGCGGGCGTTCGAGAACTGCCCGCCTACTGGCAGCCGTTCGCATCGCCCATCGTCACGCTGCTGGCGGTCGTGTTCGTCCCGACGGCGATCGCCGCCCTGCTCGGACTCGGCGTGTTCAAGCGCCGCGTCAAGGGCGCGTACTTCGCCATCCTGTCCCAGGCGCTGGCGGCCGCGCTGGCGATCCTGCTGATCGGCCAGACCAGCATCGGGGGAAGCAACGGGCTCAACAACTTCCGCACGTTCTTCGGGTTCGCGCTCAAGGACCCGGTGAACAAGCAGATGCTCTACTTCATCGCGGCGGCGGTCCTGCTTATCGTCGTCGCAATCGTGCGCCAGCTGATGCAGAGCCGCTACGGCGAGCTCTTGGTCGCGGTGCGCGACGGTGAGGAGCGCGTGCGCTTCCTCGGGTACGACCCGGCGAACGTCAAGGTCGTCGCCTACACGGTGGCCGCGTTGTTCGCCAGCATCGCGGGCGCGCTGTTCGCCCCGATCGTCGGCTTCATCGCGCCGTCACAGGTTGGCATCCTGCCGTCGATCGCGTTCCTCATCGGGGTGGCGATCGGGGGCAGGACGACGCTACTCGGACCGGTGCTCGGCGCGATCGGCGTGGCGTGGGCGCAAACCGTGTTCTCCGAACGCTTTCCGTCGGAGTGGACCTACGCCCAAGGCCTGCTGTTCATCGTGGTCGTCGGGTTCTTCCCCGCCGGCCTCGCGGGGCTCGGCGTCTTCCTGCGTCGCCGACGCAAGGGCAAGCCCAAGGCGGAACCTGACCCGGTGGCGTTAACGGACCCCGACCCCGCTCCCGAGAAGGCAGGAGCCAGCCGATGA
- the urtD gene encoding urea ABC transporter ATP-binding protein UrtD, translating into MTETQTPGSMTTPVAGGNVGMGTQYLEVRGLTVDFDGFKAVSDVDLTLFQGDLRFLIGPNGAGKTTVIDAITGLVSGTGSVSKSGVELLGKKVHQIARLGVGRTFQTASVFEQMTVLQNLDIAAGAGRSAWTLLRRRSGVLPAIEEALEITGLADLADRPAGVLAHGQKQWLEIGMLLVQNADVLLLDEPVAGMSHDEREETGNLLRRIGSERTVVVVEHDMDFMRAFATSVTVLARGQVIAEGTVAEVQANPKVQEVYLGTAAAGTDALVEEP; encoded by the coding sequence ATGACCGAGACGCAGACTCCAGGCAGCATGACGACGCCGGTGGCCGGCGGCAATGTCGGCATGGGCACCCAGTACCTCGAAGTGCGCGGGCTGACCGTGGACTTCGACGGTTTCAAGGCCGTCAGCGACGTCGATCTCACGCTCTTTCAGGGTGACCTGCGATTCCTGATCGGGCCCAACGGCGCGGGCAAGACGACCGTCATCGACGCCATCACCGGGTTGGTGTCGGGCACGGGGTCGGTCAGCAAGTCCGGCGTCGAACTGCTCGGCAAGAAGGTGCATCAGATCGCCCGCCTGGGCGTGGGCCGAACGTTTCAGACGGCGAGCGTGTTCGAGCAAATGACGGTGCTGCAGAACCTCGACATCGCCGCAGGCGCGGGGCGGTCGGCGTGGACGCTGCTGCGGCGACGATCCGGGGTGTTGCCCGCCATCGAGGAGGCGCTCGAGATCACCGGCCTGGCCGACCTGGCGGACCGGCCCGCGGGGGTGCTGGCGCACGGGCAGAAGCAGTGGCTGGAGATCGGCATGCTCCTGGTCCAGAACGCCGACGTGCTGCTGCTGGACGAACCCGTGGCCGGGATGAGCCACGACGAACGCGAGGAGACGGGAAACCTGTTGCGACGCATCGGTAGCGAACGGACCGTGGTCGTCGTCGAACACGACATGGACTTCATGCGGGCGTTCGCGACGTCGGTGACGGTGCTGGCGCGCGGGCAGGTGATCGCCGAGGGAACCGTCGCCGAGGTGCAGGCCAACCCCAAGGTGCAGGAGGTCTACCTCGGCACCGCCGCGGCGGGCACCGATGCTCTGGTGGAGGAGCCCTGA